Proteins from a genomic interval of Musa acuminata AAA Group cultivar baxijiao chromosome BXJ1-9, Cavendish_Baxijiao_AAA, whole genome shotgun sequence:
- the LOC103997357 gene encoding origin of replication complex subunit 5 translates to MAGDEGTPQTPARRVTRSSSATPLKPSLVTPNLLPPPTHPPPLESLCTEPMSTDDLLALLPGRKSQILEFLRVIGPPNSPMFPVLLYGGPSTGKTITILHVFRLLRRRFVYASCRSCYSPRILFETVLNQLLCHRRSRENGYSSAKRCERASDFVNLLRDALTRAITAPRDEKKKSCSKEGHHGDGIGEMIYLVFDNVELIRSWDKGSEVLPLLFRMADVLKTPAVGLIYISRAMPDAYYSMTGSVEPISIYFPDYTVDDLHTIFMRNQVNQKLYSSFLSIVLKPFSRVTKRVDELATAFDPLFKKYCEPLTDVNLVPDEAMKRKLFDHLQPHLTASLNEIFTVTPWSLVEVAKERTSKRGHIRKLCGKEVFSELDIHMSTSTKYLLVSAFLASRNPATLDAALFDSTGGSNNRKRKRKSTHTSLDQQEDMAEEVLMKGPGTFPLERLLAIFQCITSVMDCSVEEDQFEDGVLTEGSNVWLMSDVLLQLSTLCNANFICKSGNFQLEGSTRYRSMIDEDMALKVARSINFPLSKYIYRR, encoded by the exons ATGGCGGGCGACGAAGGAACCCCACAAACCCCTGCTCGACGAGTCACCAGATCCTCCTCCGCCACACCCTTAAAACCCTCGCTCGTCACCCCGAATCTACTACCACCGCCAACGCATCCTCCTCCTCTGGAATCACTCTGTACGGAGCCCATGTCTACGGACGATCTATTGGCCCTTCTCCCGGGCCGAAAATCCCAAATCCTCGAGTTCTTGCGCGTAATCGGGCCCCCGAACTCCCCGATGTTCCCGGTCCTCCTGTACGGCGGTCCTTCGACTGGCAAGACCATCACGATTCTCCACGTGTTCCGGCTTTTGCGCCGGCGTTTTGTGTACGCCAGCTGCCGATCCTGTTACAGCCCTCGGATCTTGTTCGAGACCGTGTTGAACCAGTTGCTGTGCCATAGGAGGAGTCGGGAGAATGGGTATTCCAGTGCCAAGCGCTGCGAGAGGGCGTCCGATTTCGTGAATCTTCTCAGAGATGCTCTGACCCGGGCGATAACTGCTCCTAGAGATGAAAAGAAGAAATCTTGCTCCAAGGAGGGTCATCACGGCGATGGAATTGGTGAGATGATTTATCTGGTATTCGACAACGTGGAGCTTATCAGGTCGTGGGACAAGGGATCTGAAGTCCTCCCGTTGCTGTTCAGAATGGCCGATGTGTTGAAGACTCCTGCAGTCGGTCTGATTTATATAAGTAGGGCAATGCCTGATGCTTATTACTCGATGACTGGATCAGTGGAGCCAATTAGCATTTACTTCCCTGATTACACTGTCGATGATCTCCATACCATATTCATGAGAAACCAAGTCAATCAGAAGTTATATTCTTCTTTCTTAAG catagttttgaagccattttccAGAGTTACCAAACGTGTTGATGAGCTAGCAACTGCGTTCGACCCATTGTTTAAGAAATATTGTGAACCACTAACTGATGTGAACCTGGTTCCCGATGAGGCCATGAAGCGAAAGTTATTTGATCACCTGCAGCCACACTTGACAGCTTCACTGAATGAGATATTCACGGTTACTCCTTGGTCACTTGTTGAAGTTGCCAAGGAGCGTACTTCCAAGAGGGGACATATAAGGAAACTATGTGGGAAGGAGGTTTTCAGTGAGTTGGATATTCATATGTCAACCTCTACTAAAtacctcctcgtttctgcatttctTGCTTCGAGGAACCCAGCTACTCTTGATGCAGCACTGTTTGACTCTACTGGAGGTTCCAATAATCGTAAGCGAAAGAGAAA GAGCACACATACGTCCTTGGACCAACAAGAGGATATGGCAGAAGAAGTTCTCATGAAGGGACCTGGAACCTTTCCTTTAGAGAGGTTGTTGGCTATATTTCAGTGTATCACATCAGTGATGGATTGTTCCGTTGAGGAAGATCAGTTCGAAGATGGAGTGCTGACAGAAGGTTCAAATGTCTGGCTAATGTCTGATGTTCTATTGCAGTTGTCTACTCTATGCAATGCCAATTTTATATGTAAAAGTGGCAACTTCCAGTTAGAAGGTTCAACACGTTATCGATCTATGATAGACGAAGATATGGCCTTGAAG GTGGCAAGGAGTATAAACTTTCCACTGTCGAAGTACATATATAGAAGATAG
- the LOC135592764 gene encoding uncharacterized protein LOC135592764, whose translation MGVAIRIMRRSINAFFHDYHCFTSIAILLVFPASASLLLSQAPIPYSTTVLETISSRLRSLFQAARFPVTSTFFSLLNVKLAQTGFSFVFTLPFVLTFLLLAKASIIHNVCGGPRRKRAPPRLSSALRLYRSILPTHLFNSCLVLSANASVFAFLSVVSNAVDVLGLSTSNSMLVLSAAGAVLYSIVVANTTVICSLAIVVSATDNCRGYIPVLKACMLIRGRVKTALSLALSANLGVAAVEALFQYRVVRQYDLSGKMNSSLLWEALYISYVHALLVALEVIMNCMFFKSCQTDCCSNWKNGYDRQEKLEPEESL comes from the coding sequence ATGGGAGTTGCCATTAGGATCATGAGGAGATCCATCAATGCCTTCTTCCATGACTACCACTGTTTCACCTCCATTGCTATTCTCCTTGTCTTCCCTGCTTCAGCCTCCCTCCTCCTTTCCCAGGCACCAATCCCTTACTCCACGACAGTCCTCGAGACCATCTCGTCCCGCCTGCGGTCGCTGTTCCAGGCCGCGAGGTTTCCCGTCACCTCCACATTCTTCTCCCTTCTCAACGTGAAGCTCGCACAAACGGGCTTCTCCTTCGTCTTCACGCTGCCGTTCGTCCTCACCTTCTTGCTCCTCGCAAAAGCATCCATAATTCACAACGTCTGCGGCGGCCCTCGCCGCAAACGAGCCCCGCCTCGCCTCTCTTCGGCCCTCCGCCTCTACCGCTCGATCCTCCCGACGCACCTCTTCAACTCCTGCCTCGTTCTGTCCGCCAACGCCAGCGTTTTCGCCTTCTTGTCCGTCGTGTCCAACGCAGTGGACGTTCTCGGCCTCTCGACGAGCAACTCCATGCTTGTTCTCTCTGCCGCTGGTGCTGTTCTCTACTCCATCGTCGTTGCCAACACGACGGTGATCTGCAGCCTGGCGATCGTCGTCTCTGCGACGGACAACTGCCGCGGCTACATCCCAGTCCTCAAGGCCTGCATGCTCATCAGGGGAAGGGTCAAGACTGCGTTATCCCTGGCCTTGTCTGCCAACCTGGGAGTGGCCGCAGTTGAAGCTTTGTTTCAGTATAGGGTGGTGAGGCAATACGATCTTTCGGGGAAAATGAATTCATCTCTTCTCTGGGAGGCACTCTACATCTCTTACGTCCATGCTCTCCTTGTTGCACTCGAGGTGATCATGAACTGCATGTTCTTCAAGAGCTGTCAAACAGATTGCTGCTCCAACTGGAAGAATGGGTATGACCGTCAAGAAAAGTTAGAACCAGAAGAGAGCTTATGA